A portion of the Lolium rigidum isolate FL_2022 chromosome 1, APGP_CSIRO_Lrig_0.1, whole genome shotgun sequence genome contains these proteins:
- the LOC124679806 gene encoding beta-galactosidase 11-like, with the protein MSLLRVRLAAAAALAVAVLALAAAGGADAYGLTKPGTVISYDRRSLMVDGRREIFFSGSIHYPRSPPHEWADLISRAKEGGLNVIESYVFWNGHEPEMGVYNFEGRYDMIKFFKLIQEHEMFAMVRIGPFVQAEWNHGGLPYWLREVPDIVFRTDNEPFKKLMQKFVTMIVNKFKDAKLFASQGGPIILAQIENEYQHMEAAFKENGTRYIDWAAKMAISTGTGVPWFMCKQTKAPHEVIPTCNGRHCGDTWPGPTDKTKPLLWTENWTAQYRVFGDPPSQRSAEDIAFAVARFFSVGGSMVNYYMYHGGTNFGRTGASFVMPRYYDEAPLDEFGMYKEPKWGHLRDLHQALRLCKKALLWGNPSSQPLGKLYEARLFEIPEQKVCVAFLSNHNTKEDGTVTFRGQQYFVPRRSVSILGDCKTVVFSTQHVNSQHNQRTFHFTDQTVQNNVWEMYTEGDKVPTYKLTNIRTEKPLESYNLTKDKTDYIWYTTSFKLEAEDLPFRRDITPVLEVSSHGHAMVAFVNGKYVGAGHGTKMNKAFTLEKPVELRVGINHVSILSSTLGMQDSGAYLEHRQAGVHAVTIQGLNTGTLDLSDNGWGHIVGLDGELKQAHTENGGQVQWKPAVFDQPLTWYRRRFDMPSGEDPVVIDLNPMGKGILFVNGEGLGRYWSSYKHALGRPSQYLYHVPRCFLKPTGNVLTLFEEEGGKPDAIMILTVKRDNICSFISEKNPGHVRSWERKDSQLTAVTNDLKPRAVLSCPEKKTIQQVVFASYGNPLGICGNYTVGNCHTPKAKEIVEKACVGKKSCELVVSHDLYGGDLNCPGTTATLAVQAKCSKRQKTAEQ; encoded by the exons tcgccgccgccgcggcgctcgccgtcgccgtcctcgcgctcgcggcggccggcggcgccgacGCGTACGGGCTGACCAAGCCCGGCACCGTCATCTCCTACGACCGCCGGTCGCTCATGGTCGACGGCAGGAGGGAGATCTTCTTCTCCGGCTCCATCCACTACCCGCGCAGCCCGCCGCACGAGTGGGCCGACCTCATCTCCAGGGCAAAGGAAGGCGGACTCAACGTCATCGAGTCCTACGTCTTCTGGAACGGCCATGAACCCGAGATGGGCGTG TACAACTTCGAGGGGAGGTACGACATGATCAAGTTCTTCAAGCTCATCCAGGAGCATGAGATGTTCGCCATGGTCCGAATCGGGCCCTTCGTCCAGGCGGAATGGAACCATGG AGGGCTGCCTTACTGGCTCCGGGAGGTCCCCGACATCGTCTTCCGAACTGACAATGAGCCTTTCAAG AAGCTCATGCAGAAGTTTGTGACTATGATAGTGAACAAGTTCAAGGATGCCAAGCTCTTCGCATCACAAGGAGGCCCTATTATTCTGGCACAG ATTGAGAATGAGTACCAGCACATGGAGGCGGCATTCAAAGAGAACGGAACCAGGTACATCGACTGGGCAGCTAAGATGGCCATCAGCACTGGCACGGGGGTGCCGTGGTTCATGTGCAAGCAGACTAAAGCTCCACATGAAGTG ATCCCCACCTGCAACGGTCGGCACTGCGGAGATACATGGCCAGGTCCAACTGACAAGACCAAGCCCCTCTTATGGACTGAGAATTGGACTGCGCA GTACAGAGTTTTCGGTGATCCGCCGTCTCAGAGATCGGCCGAGGACATTGCATTCGCCGTGGCGCGGTTCTTCTCCGTGGGCGGCAGCATGGTGAACTACTACATG TACCATGGAGGAACAAACTTTGGAAGAACAGGCGCCTCTTTCGTCATGCCGAGATACTACGATGAGGCGCCTCTGGACGAATTCG GTATGTACAAGGAGCCAAAGTGGGGCCATCTGAGGGACCTGCACCAAGCACTCCGGCTGTGCAAGAAGGCTCTCCTCTGGGGGAACCCCTCTTCGCAGCCATTGGGCAAGCTCTACGAG GCGCGTCTGTTCGAGATCCCTGAGCAGAAGGTGTGCGTGGCGTTCCTGTCGAACCACAACACCAAGGAGGACGGGACGGTGACGTTCCGGGGGCAGCAGTACTTCGTGCCGCGGCGGTCGGTGAGCATCCTCGGCGACTGCAAGACGGTGGTGTTCAGCACGCAGCACGTGAACTCGCAGCACAACCAGCGCACGTTCCACTTCACGGACCAGACGGTGCAGAACAACGTGTGGGAGATGTACACGGAGGGGGACAAGGTGCCCACCTACAAGCTCACCAATATCCGGACGGAGAAGCCCCTCGAGTCCTACAACCTGACCAAGGACAAGACCGACTACATCTGGTACACCACCAG CTTCAAGCTGGAGGCGGAGGACCTGCCGTTCCGGCGGGACATCACGCCGGTGCTGGAGGTGAGCAGCCACGGGCACGCGATGGTGGCGTTCGTGAACGGCAAGTACGTGGGCGCGGGGCACGGCACCAAGATGAACAAGGCGTTCACGCTGGAGAAGCCCGTGGAGCTGAGGGTGGGCATCAACCACGTCTCCATCCTCTCCAGCACGCTCGGGATGCAGGACAGCGGCGCCTACCTGGAGCACCGGCAGGCCGGCGTGCACGCGGTCACCATCCAGGGCCTCAACACGGGGACGCTGGACCTGTCGGACAACGGGTGGGGCCACATCGTGGGCCTGGACGGCGAGCTGAAGCAGGCGCACACGGAGAATGGCGGCCAGGTGCAGTGGAAGCCGGCGGTGTTCGACCAGCCGCtcacctggtaccggcggcgtttCGACATGCCCTCCGGGGAGGATCCCGTGGTGATCGACCTGAACCCGATGGGCAAGGGCATCCTGTTCGTCAACGGCGAAGGGCTGGGCCGGTACTGGAGCTCGTACAAGCACGCGCTGGGCCGGCCGTCGCAGTACCTGTACCACGTGCCGCGGTGCTTCCTGAAGCCGACGGGGAACGTGCTGACCCTCTTCGAGGAGGAAGGCGGCAAGCCGGACGCCATCATGATCCTGACGGTGAAGCGGGACAACATCTGCAGCTTCATCTCGgagaagaaccccgggcacgtgCGGTCGTGGGAGAGGAAGGACAGCCAGCTGACGGCGGTGACGAACGACCTCAAGCCACGGGCGGTGCTGTCGTGCCCGGAGAAGAAGACCATCCAGCAGGTGGTGTTCGCCAGCTACGGGAACCCGCTGGGGATCTGCGGGAACTACACGGTGGGCAACTGCCACACGCCCAAGGCCAAGGAGATCGTGGAGAAGGCGTGCGTAGGGAAGAAGAGCTGCGAGCTCGTCGTGTCGCACGACCTGTACGGCGGGGACCTCAACTGCCCCGGCACCACGGCCACGCTCGCCGTGCAGGCCAAGTGCTCCAAGAGGCAGAAGACCGCCGAACAATAA
- the LOC124654990 gene encoding acyl carrier protein 3, chloroplastic-like has product MASIAGSALSFARPVKAIGTNSLSFSSATRGNAFLRLQPVPMRFAVCCSAKKETVDKVCDIVKKQLAVPEGTEVVGATKFSDLGADSLDTVEIVMGLEEEFEISVEESSAQAIATVEDAATLIDKLVSAKCA; this is encoded by the exons ATGGCCTCCATCGCCGGATCCGCCCTCTCCTTCGCCAGGCCCGTCAAG GCAATCGGCACCAACTCGCTGTCTTTCTCCAGTGCAACGAGGGGTAATGCATTTCTCCGCCTTCAGCCGGTGCCCATGAGATTTGCAGTTTGCTGCTCG GCAAAAAAGGAAACAGTGGACAAGGTTTGTGACATCGTCAAGAAGCAGCTTGCTGTTCCAGAAGGCACTGAAGTTGTCGGTGCCACCAAGTTCTCTGACCTTGGAGCAGATTCACTCGACACG GTTGAgatcgtgatgggccttgaggagGAGTTTGAAATCAGCGTGGAGGAGTCGAGCGCACAGGCGATCGCGACAGTTGAAGATGCTGCCACGCTCATCGACAAGCTTGTCTCCGCAAAGTGCGCTTAA